From the Alphaproteobacteria bacterium LSUCC0719 genome, the window AAAATCCATACATCACACATATCCTTGCAAGCGTGGCACCGATGCCCCGGCCAAACCGGGCATCACCCATAGCCTATGGCCTGTGCGCCCTTAGTCAACAGCGATATACAGAATGGGTGGCAGAATGGATGGATGGCAGAATGGCAGGTTGATGGCAGGCAGGTCCACCAGTCCCGAAAGAAAGACCCGTCATTCCCGAAAGACAAATGCCGTCACCATCCCGAAGACAGTGACGGCACCCGTTGTGGTCTGCCAATGGTGACGACGAGCGTCAGCTGTTGCGATCAAGGAAGCGCACCAGCGCATCCCATGACCGGGCGTCGGCGTCGGCGTCATAGTCCCGCGACCCGGCAACCGTAAATGAATGGCGGGCACCGCCAAATATCTGGGCGTCATGCTGCACCCCGGCCGCCTGGAGTTCCTGCAGAAGACCGGCAAGGTCATCCATGCCCGACACCGGATCGGCCGAGCCATGCAGCAGCAGCACCGGTGCGTCCGTCATGGCGTAATTCTGGCCTTCGGGCGTGCCAAGGCCACCGTGGAAGCTGACATAGCCATCAAGGCCCATCGCCGCCCGCGCCGATTCAAGGACGGCAGCGCCGCCAAAACAATATCCGATGATAAAGCTTTTCGGACCCTTGTCGGAAACCGACCTGCCAGCATCGATGGCGGCCGCAAGACGCGCCCTGAAGGCGGATCTGTCGCGATAGAGTGCGCCGGTTTCACGCCGATAGTCGTCACGGCCTTCAAGCTTGGCGTCAACGCCAAACAGATCGATTGCCACCGCGTTGTAGCCAAGCCCGGCCAGCATTTTGGCCCGGCTTTTCTCGTAATCATTCAGACCGTCCCAGTCATGGACGATGAACACGGTGCCTTTCGGCGCCGCGCCAGCCATTTCGACATGGGCGGCAAACGCCTTGCCGTCGACAGAATAGGACAGATGCCCATGGCCGTCGGCATGGGCAAGGCCTGTCGCCGCAACCGCCGACATGAAGGCCGCGACGAGATATCTGGTGACAGGATTTTTGGAAAAACGAAGTTTCATGGGGCGCTCCCGCAGGCACGAGTTACTGATGGAAGCGATATGATGGTGCCGACCCGTACAATCAAGTCTTGTGGCGGCAGCGCATGTCCACCATCTTAGCTTGTAGACGCGGAAGACTGTGAATGGCAGCATGCCGTCGTTGGTGCAGGTTTGATTTTGTATGGTGGTTCAACATGCAGTTCGGGCTGAGATTCGGGTTTGGCACAGATTCAACGCATGGCGCGTTGCAAACCGTCGGTGATGCACGGCAACAGCTTCAAAGTCCGGTAAGGCCGGTCGGGATCCGGTCCCTGAAAACCATGGCAACCGCCATCGAACCCTGGCCGGAAAGCATGATGTTCGATCTCGACGCGCGCATGGCCGCGCTGCGCCATGATCGCAAGCGCAGTGACGAGGTGGATGCGTCGGCTGACATGTCGCAAAAGGAAAAGGATGCCGTGCGAAGAGACCTGCGATCCCGGGATCACAGGTTCATCGATCAGCTTCATCTGGCGCATCAGGGAATTTACGGCACCGACCCGGTTCGCCAACGGTTGATCCATTTCTGGTTCAATCACTTCACAATCGGTGGTGGCCGCGAAAGCAACTTCATGAACGGGCATGTGATCCAGCATGTCATCGGCACAGGGATCGACGGTCGCTTTGCCGATCTGGCCTACGATATTACACGCCATCCCGGCATGCTGAGTTACCTCGACAACATCTACAATGTGGGGGAAAAGTCGCAGCGCGCCCGCAAACTGGGCAAAAGCGTCCAGATTGGGTTGAACGACAATCTGGCGCGAGAGCTGATGGAGCTTCACACGACGTCACCCAGCATCGGCTACACCGAAGCGGATATCCGGCAGGCTGCAAAAATCCTTTCGGGTTGGGGAGACATCTTTGACAATCCGAAAACGGTCAAGAATTTCAAGGATGCCGGGATCACGGATTTTCACAACGCCTATTTCGAGAACAAGGCCGAACCCGGCAAGAAAACCGTGATGGGGAAAACATATCCGGCAGGGCCCGAAGCGCTGCAGCTTCTTGTCGAGGATCTGGCCGCAAGTGAGCATACGGCCCGCCACCTGTGTCACAAGCTGTGCGTGCATTTCATCGCTGACAATCCATCTCCGCAGGACGTTGCCCATCTGCAATCCGTCTGGCGGGACAGCGATGGCCATCTGCCAACCGTGCATGATGCGCTGTTGGAACGTGCCGCCGCCTCGTCACAGCCGAAATTCCAGTGGCCCTTGACCTGGTTGATCACTGTGTTGCGGATGTCACAGGCCAATATGATCCAGGGCTTTGACGATCTGCATCGCGAATTGCTGTCGCATGGCGGTGAATACCGGGTGGAGAAACTCTATCGGGAGATCGGCCAGGATTTCTGGTCGCAACGCCAGCCGGACGGGTATTCGGTATTGGGTGTCGACTGGATTTCTCCGGAACATTTTGAGCGGCGGATGCGCCTTGCGGCCATGATTTTTGATCATGGCCGCCCCCAGCGCCGGGCAGACGAACTGATGACCCTTCTTGACGTCAGCTCCGCAACGCGCGCACTGGTCGACAAAGGGTCGAGTGCAAAGGCGCGGTTCATCCTGCTGTGCTGCAGCCAAGAATTCATGGGAGCGTGAGATGATTTCCCGTCGTTTGTTTCTGCAATCCTCAACCGCATCACTGGCGCTTGCCGGCATTCCAATCAGTGGTCACACAAAAGACCTGCCGCCAGGCAATATCGTTGTCATCCTTCTTGAAGGCGGGCTGGACGGTTTGGCAGCAGTGCCACCGATCGGCGATCCCGATCTGCATCGGCAGCGCAAGAACCTGGTCGCGGCGCGGGCCATTCGCCTGAACCCGTTTTTCGGGCTTCATCCGTCGCTTGGCGGGTTTGGCGGTATGCTGGCCGATGGCGATGCCAGCATTGTCCACGCCACCAGCTTTCCTTACGTCAAGCGCTCGCATTTCGAAGGCCAGAACATCATGGAAACAGGGAATATGGTCCCCTTTTCCGATCGCACAGGCTGGCTTGGCAGAGCGCTTGATTTTGCCGGCATGCCGGGGCGCGCCCTGTCGATGGATATGCCGTTGCTGATCCGCGGCAGCAAAGAACTCGACAATTACTATCCGGCAAGTTTGAACGGATCCAGCGACCCGTCACCGGAGTTGGCAACCCTGCTGATGCAGGACCGCGACGGGCTGGCGGCGGCAACGTTCCAACGCGTTGCGGAAAAATATGCAGGGTCACCGGACATTGCGGCACGCGACCCTGTCAGCCTGGCAAAATATGCCGGCAGCAAGCTGGCAAAGCCCGATGGGCCGAGCGCGGCTGTGATCCGGGTCCGCGAATTCGACACCCATGCCATGCAGGGCAGTGATGACGGCAATCATGCCCGCCAGCTGACCGAACTCGATGATATTTTTCTTGGACTGAAATCAACACTGAAGGACGCCTGGTCCACCACCGTGATCCTGACGCTGACGGAATTTGGCAGGACGGTAAAGATGAACGGCTCTGTTGGCACGGATCATGGCTGGGGTTCGGCCGGGCTTCTGGCCGGCGGATTGCTGAGCAAAGGCCAGGTCATCACACAATGGCCGGGACTTGCCACGCGCGATCTGTTCGAGGAACGCGACCTGCAGGCGACCATCGATTATCGATCAGTGTGCGCGGCATGCGTCGAGGCGGCATTCGGCCTCGATCATGACCTTGTCGCCTCGCAGGTGTTCTATGACGCCGCGCTGCCGCGGATGACGGATACCCTGTTCGGATAGGCAGCCGATATGACGTGGACCACCAACTTGATAACACTGACGCTGCACCGCACATCTAACGCTGTCTGTATGATCATGCTCGGCATGGTTCTGGCCGTGTCGGGGCTGCCGGTACAAAGTGCGGTGGCGCTGACATTCAAATCTGACGGGACGGTCGAACAGAGCAACCGTAAGTCCGGTTCAATGCCGGGCAAGCTTGGCAAATCAAAAGTGCTGCAGACCTTTGACGTGATGATTGATGCAGACCAGATCGCCAACCTGAAACGGCTGCCAAATCAATTCGACTTCTCCAACGCCAATATCTGGACAGATTTTGCGGCCACAAGCTGCCAGTTCGAGATCAAGCGCCGGATGCTGGAAAATAAACGCGTTGAACGTTTGGCGCGTGGCAAACTGACGGTGAGTGACGGCGTTTTTGAATTTGGCGAAAATTACTGGAGGACGGGCGGCATGGCCACGCCCGAGCATCTCAAGGATGAGGCCAATCTGAGATGGACACGCGGCTCTCTGCCAATCGGCAAGATGCCGTATTTCCATCTGTTCATCAATCAGGGCGAGGTGGCGCTGCCGCCCCTCTATGTCCAGCTTGCCGAGCGCAAGGCAGAGGGCGCATCAGGAGAACTTGCCGGTCTCTATGAGTTTTATGTTGATGACTGGCAGGACGGTCTGCTCGAACTCAAGGATTGTCGGCCACTCTAGATCGCGATGATCTGCCCGACGCAGAACTGGTGGCCAACGGCATGCCATATGTCACCTCGCCAAGGGCGAGAGTGATCATTTCAGTTTGTTCAGGATGCCCAATGCGGCGCTCAGGCGCTTTGTCAGCGCCTTCTGCTGTGCCTCAATCTCCCTGATCTCGGCCTTCAGATGATTGAGAAGCTTTTCCTGCCGGCCGCGCGAAGTGGCGACAGGATTTTCGGACTGCCCCTCCTCGGCCATCAGATGGGTTGGACTGACACCGAGGATACCCGCCAGACTGACAAGCTTGTTCACCCGCGGGGCACTCCTGTCACGCTCCCAGTCACGGAGCGTCGCCGGTTTCACGCCGGCAAGATGCGCCGCCAGCGCCATCGACAGACCGGCATTCCGCCGGGCCTTCTGCAGCCGTTCCCCAAGCGTCGATTCCGGCTCGGACGGGGACAATACATTCGAACTGAGGTTGGCGACCACGGGCGGGATTCCTCTTAAATATTCACATTACGTCAATATGTCGAAAATGGGGTATTTTAACTGATTTTGTCAATGCCTGTGGGGACAATCCTGCTGTTACAGGCCGGACGCTCGCGTCACCAGATGCCCCCATCAGGGCGCATTTGTAACACGCG encodes:
- a CDS encoding dienelactone hydrolase family protein, which translates into the protein MKLRFSKNPVTRYLVAAFMSAVAATGLAHADGHGHLSYSVDGKAFAAHVEMAGAAPKGTVFIVHDWDGLNDYEKSRAKMLAGLGYNAVAIDLFGVDAKLEGRDDYRRETGALYRDRSAFRARLAAAIDAGRSVSDKGPKSFIIGYCFGGAAVLESARAAMGLDGYVSFHGGLGTPEGQNYAMTDAPVLLLHGSADPVSGMDDLAGLLQELQAAGVQHDAQIFGGARHSFTVAGSRDYDADADARSWDALVRFLDRNS
- a CDS encoding DUF1800 family protein → MAACRRWCRFDFVWWFNMQFGLRFGFGTDSTHGALQTVGDARQQLQSPVRPVGIRSLKTMATAIEPWPESMMFDLDARMAALRHDRKRSDEVDASADMSQKEKDAVRRDLRSRDHRFIDQLHLAHQGIYGTDPVRQRLIHFWFNHFTIGGGRESNFMNGHVIQHVIGTGIDGRFADLAYDITRHPGMLSYLDNIYNVGEKSQRARKLGKSVQIGLNDNLARELMELHTTSPSIGYTEADIRQAAKILSGWGDIFDNPKTVKNFKDAGITDFHNAYFENKAEPGKKTVMGKTYPAGPEALQLLVEDLAASEHTARHLCHKLCVHFIADNPSPQDVAHLQSVWRDSDGHLPTVHDALLERAAASSQPKFQWPLTWLITVLRMSQANMIQGFDDLHRELLSHGGEYRVEKLYREIGQDFWSQRQPDGYSVLGVDWISPEHFERRMRLAAMIFDHGRPQRRADELMTLLDVSSATRALVDKGSSAKARFILLCCSQEFMGA
- a CDS encoding DUF1501 domain-containing protein; this encodes MISRRLFLQSSTASLALAGIPISGHTKDLPPGNIVVILLEGGLDGLAAVPPIGDPDLHRQRKNLVAARAIRLNPFFGLHPSLGGFGGMLADGDASIVHATSFPYVKRSHFEGQNIMETGNMVPFSDRTGWLGRALDFAGMPGRALSMDMPLLIRGSKELDNYYPASLNGSSDPSPELATLLMQDRDGLAAATFQRVAEKYAGSPDIAARDPVSLAKYAGSKLAKPDGPSAAVIRVREFDTHAMQGSDDGNHARQLTELDDIFLGLKSTLKDAWSTTVILTLTEFGRTVKMNGSVGTDHGWGSAGLLAGGLLSKGQVITQWPGLATRDLFEERDLQATIDYRSVCAACVEAAFGLDHDLVASQVFYDAALPRMTDTLFG
- a CDS encoding helix-turn-helix domain-containing protein; protein product: MVANLSSNVLSPSEPESTLGERLQKARRNAGLSMALAAHLAGVKPATLRDWERDRSAPRVNKLVSLAGILGVSPTHLMAEEGQSENPVATSRGRQEKLLNHLKAEIREIEAQQKALTKRLSAALGILNKLK